The Ovis aries strain OAR_USU_Benz2616 breed Rambouillet chromosome X, ARS-UI_Ramb_v3.0, whole genome shotgun sequence genomic sequence CTCATAATAGctgtattctggactggagagtGTAATTTGAAGAATTCCACATTCATATCCATCCGTCTCCCTTCAGCATCCGTAAACTAAGGACCAGACTGAGCCCAGCAACAAGTCCTAGGAAGCTGGCTTGCTGCTGGGCTGTATACAGTGATATAACTGACTCTGCCCCATGGGGAGATGGAATTAATATACAACTCTTGGTACTCAGGGAAGGCAACTCCCACCTCTGCCTTAGAGTCTTCTGTTCAAGACTACCTATCCTATCTGTCCACGGATAACATAACATGCAACTCCTTTTAGCTACTAGCTCCCCCGTGTCCTCATCCCATATTCTTTTAGGTTTTCTTACCACCACTacccttcagggcttccctggtagatcagtcagtaaagaatccaactgcagtgcaagagactacctgcaaagtgggagacctgggtttgatccctgggttggaagatcccctggagaagtaaatggcaacacactccagtattcttgcctgggaaatcccatggacagaggagtctggtgggttacagtctatggggtcagacacaacttaacaactaaatcaccaccactcctcaatataaatatattacctACATCCTCAGCCTCTTGCCTTCACTGTCTACCCCACTCCCAAACTCTCCAGACACTGACCCACAGAAAGTTTGATATTCCATTCTCTTATGTGGCCTGGGCCATGTGTACATCTGAGGAGGTAAATTCTATTTGGATTTGATCCAGCTTCCATGGCAGAAAAGAGTCTGTAATGGATGTGCCATCGCTCATCTAGACTATTGCAATAGCTCTCACTCCCTCAAGTGCTGCCTTTCTCCCCACTGTACCTTCTGATCCACAGATTCACCTACATAGCTGAAGTGAGTATCCTAAAATTAATTCTGTTATGCCATTTCTCTGCATAAAATACTCCAAAGTGCCACCAGGATGAAGCCCAAGTGAGGAAGCACAGGCCCTCTGTGATCTCTGTTGCCACTCCTATAGCCATTCCACCTATCATTTCTGCCTTGCTCTGTCTATTCCAGTAATCCTGAGTTGTTCTCTGCCTTCCTGACACCCTTATGCCTTTGCTCGTActtccttttcccccttcttGTCTGCCTGGAAAActtctactcatccttcaagtcCTAATCCAAAGATATTCCCAGAAACTCAAAGTACCACCTTTACTTATTCTTTATTCATTACAAAAAGGAAAAGCTACCTTTACAATGTAgaatggatggcatcatcgactcaatggacgtgagtttgagcaagctccaggagatagtgaaggacagggaagcctggtgggctgcagtccatggagtcgcaaagagtcagacaagacttagcaactgaacaacaacaacaatgtagaAAACTAACTAATGCCACTTTAACCAGGTGATCaactttatcatcatcattaatGGGACAAACAGACATCATATTGCTCCCAATGAGACGTACTGAGAATGACACAATCTGGTACTATTCTTGTGAAAAACAGTTCCCTTGCATCTAATCCTGAAGGAATGATCAAACACTTCCAAATGGAAAGATGTTCTGCAAAACTGGCCTGAACTCTTGAAAAATATCAGCGGccaggaaaaaccaaagcaaaacaaaaggctCAGAAACAGTTCCAAATTAAATAGTGCTCAAGAAGCATGACAGCTAAATGCAGTGTGGTCCTTGTTTCCATTCTGaatcaaagggaaaataaaacagcTCCAAATAACATTATTGGGAGGACTGGTGAATTTTGAATATGGGTTATATTTTAGATAATAGTATCAGGTCAATGTTAAATTTCCTGAATATAGTCATTATATTCTGGTTGTGGAGGAGGGTGTCCTTGTTCTTAGGACGTGCTGAAAGGGCTAAAGTGTTGCTCTATCTGCAGTTAGCAATGCCTCagcaaaaagaaagcaagcaaacagATAAATATGTGTGTTTGGAAATGTGATGGCAGAGTGTTAACAATAGAGAAATTATAGGTGAAGGGTGAACGGGCGCTCATATTCTATTCTGCACCCTTGCTGtaggtttgaaatttttcaaaacaaaaacgtGAAcagaataaacaataaaaatagaaaagcaaacaaatgaacaaaaaaagcTTTGTTCCAGGTCATGTTTTCTGTGAAGCCTTTCGTGATATCCTCCCCCCTCACCAACCACCCCCTAGCCTCAgcagacacacacataaaacaatgaATCATCCTCTCTTCTAGACTCTTTCATGATTATGTATCTCTCAGACTAAACTATAAGTTCTTTGATATCTGAGCCTGGGTGTGCTGTGTTGGATCTACACAACGCTAGAACTGTACCTGACACAGATTGGATgctcagctgattttttttttaattaatcaagcTCATTCTTGAGGCCTGGAAAGGATTCAGTAAACAGGCAGGAGTGAGAACGTTTTCTCAAGCAAGAGGAATGGCATGAGCAAAGGTAAGAAAGCAGGAATGCGTATGTTGCAATTACCAAGAACATTTGATTTGTTTGGTCAGAACTGAagatttataaaagtgaaaatgcctagcacataatagattcttaagaaaaatttagtgagtaaatgaatgaatgagattaGAAAGGCAGGCTTAGATTAAAAAGGAAGGGGCCTCAACTACTGAATAGAGAAATCGGAATGTTAACTGATTCTTGAcactcagggtcttttcccagggTCAGGTAGAGAGTATGTTCTTAAGCGAGTcccttgtacatttttttttttttcccctaaataataagaaaaagtaaaagtaagtAGAAATTTGAAAGTGATCAGTTTCCAAACTTAAGAGGAGGAAACATCATCTTCTCATCCATCCAAGAAAAGATCTACAGTGGAGTTTGAAGATATCCAATATCCCTCAGATGAAAGGGCATCACAGAATATTGGCTGGAAAAATACATGAATCTAATATGAGCCACACTTGTCTTTGAGAATAGTGTATGAAATTCTTTTGGTTAATtttactacattaaaaaatatatatcttttggctacactgcatgtggaatcttatttcccttaccagtgatcaaacccacgcctTCTGCATTGGAAAGGCAgggtcttgaccactggaccaccagggaagtcctctaattttgttgttgttgttgtttagttgctaagtcgatTCTTTTgcaactcccatggactgtagcccgccaggctcccctctccatggaattctccaggcaagaatactggagtgggttgccatttccttctccaggggaacttcccaacccagagatcgaacccaggtctcctataggaagattctttactactgagccaccaggggagcccccctcccccaataattttataacatttttaaagtttaaggaGCAAACTTTGCACATAACCCAAAATGATAAGGAATGATGGGGAAGTAATGGATCTCAGAGCTGCTCTATGAAATAATTTGTTAGTTTTAGGTTATAGTTGTTTCAAATCTTCAAATCCTACAAAAATCTTAGATGAGAGGAAATGCAAATCTCAgggagcattttaaaaaatctatttttggcCCAGTTATGACATAGCATTGACTCACTCCAGAATTTTTAACATTACTGGGAAGAGACCATCAGTAGTGGTCAAAATGACGTGCTGTTTACAAAGCAGGTGGGCATTCTTTTGGGATAATGTAGACAAGATAATTTGAGCTGTTGTTTCAGGTAATAAAGCAGAATCAGGTGGTAAATCATTCGGGCCGTATGCACAAATAGACAGTGACATAGCTAAATTAGTCACAACTGTTCACCACAGGCCAACTTCACCATAAAGGGCTATGTATCAGCAATGTTCCCTTATAATAAACAGTCCTGATGTGTTGAGAGCAGGAGCATAATTCTATGGCTACAATCAACAAAGAAGTATCAGGCCAGGTCACCAAGGCCAGTGGAAACCCCTACCTCGATGCAGTTTTATAGAGATTAGCATATCACAGGAGCCAAATGCTGTGCCCCAATGTGAAATATGATACTGTTACTTTGCAGAACAAGGGTAAACCCTGTTCTTCAACACTAATAAAATAGACACTGTGTACAGAGTGGTCCAATAATTGAAACATAAAAGAGATATCTGGTAACAGAACATTAAAACATTGAGACATAAGAATTTcggctctaaaaaaaaaaaaaaaaaagaatttcggCTCTGAAAACAAGTAACTAtgaagaaagtttaaaaagagagatcTGGGGTTTCTCTGAAGATCTGGCTCTGCGGCCAAGTCCTCCCTGTTGCAAGCTGGCATTGCCATGGGAACCAATCGGAAGGGCCATGGGGAATTGTGACGCCCTGGAGGGacgggaggtggggtggggaaggggaatgggggggggggcggagtgAAGAAGGAGAGTGACCAGTGGGTTACCAGCATACTGTCGCCCAGAACCTCTCCAGAGACATCACagagctgttgcttcctgaactcgCTTCTGGGACACCGCAGAGACCGCTGTGCCACCGCCTCGATGACAACGCCTCTGTGTCCGTTTCGAATTCAGGCTGTCCGGCAGCCTGCGGCCCATGGCCTCTCCCAGATAACCAAGAGTCTCTTCCTCAGCAACGCTGTGGCAGCCAAGGACAAAGCCATGCTGTCTACCAACCACATCACCACCGTCATCAGCGTGTCGGTGGAGGCGACCGACATGTTCTTCGAAGACATCCAGTACGTAAAACTGCCGCTGGCGGATGCTCCCAACTCGCGCCTCTACGAGTTTTTTGACTTTGTTGCAGATCACATCCACAGCGTGGAGATGAAGCAAGGCCGAACGTTGCTGCACTGTGCTGCCGGGGTGAGCCGCTCCGCCACCTTCTGCCTCGCCTACCTAATGAAGTACCACTCCATGTCGCTGCTGGACGCCCACATGTGGACCAAGTCATGCCGCCCCATCATCCGGCCCAACAATGGCTTTTGGGAGCAGCTTATCCATTATGAATTCAAGCTGTTTAGCAAGAACACTGTTCACATGATCAGTTCCTCAATGGGAATGATTCCTGACGTCTATGAGAAAGAAATCTGTTTGATGAAGCTGATGGGAGTCATTCCGGACAGCTCCTAGCTTCTGCTTCAGATCCTGCACCAACCTTGACTGAGGTGAACATTGAACTTTTATTGATAAAGAAACTAGAAACCCCTTTTTAGATGGGCAAGCAAAAAggggggaaggaggaggctggAGTTCTTATCTTAGTGTGCTTatctttaaagaataaaattcattaaATGGAAAATGATGGCAATGCTTCTTATCCTGTG encodes the following:
- the DUSP21 gene encoding dual specificity protein phosphatase 21 yields the protein MTTPLCPFRIQAVRQPAAHGLSQITKSLFLSNAVAAKDKAMLSTNHITTVISVSVEATDMFFEDIQYVKLPLADAPNSRLYEFFDFVADHIHSVEMKQGRTLLHCAAGVSRSATFCLAYLMKYHSMSLLDAHMWTKSCRPIIRPNNGFWEQLIHYEFKLFSKNTVHMISSSMGMIPDVYEKEICLMKLMGVIPDSS